The genomic DNA tgaaattttttaaaagaacttATGATAACCAAGTCAACTGACCTTTTTGATTGATATCCCAAATGACAACGATTGCACCATGATTAACTAAATTAAGAGCCAATGCTCTTCCGAGACCTCCAGCAGCACCAGTGACGAGAGCAATCTCGCCAGAAATGTTcttcatttgatttttcaacgggataaataatttcacaatacttttgataatttcaataatcccaaacataattaattgaaGCATAGATTGAATGATGCACAtgtttatattcattttttctgttattttaaGTATCTCTTACCctgtatttaataatcataagaattttattcatgagatcaattattaaatataatttactttatttactcCTTGTTAatgatgtattattattattattattattattattattattattattattattattattattattattattatatcaatattattattattatcattattttcattatcattttttttatcatgttatcaatatcatcattatcattgtttttattaatattattaatattattatcgttatcactgttatacaattatattttgagCAAGGCCAAGATTCCATATCTACAACTCTCTTCCACAAAAGTATTTCATATAGCatctttcttactctcgaACTTGACacgtaacaattttttataatgaatttatatatttgtgaataaatgaataatcgatatttattttaataataataatcaatcattattatacatcactattattataatcgataattattaatgaattagcACAAAAATgcgttttaaagaaatatctcgCGTGTAATTAAAATGTGAGCTAAGAATTTATAACTAATAGAATACCCGTTGTTGTTTATGCACTAGTTATCTAAGGATAATGTCAaggtatagaaagaaaaatattccaatgAATAATGTGACTTACGTAaggaaattaataatcgacaGGTCCTCTTCtaaaatacaagaaataaaagaaaagaaataaataaataacagcaAGAAATCGTCAGCGTGATCAAAAATTCTTCTGTTTAAAAAGCgactcctttttttctccctatgATCCTCGACACACTTAATGCCAAGCAAAGTGTATACGGTATGCTTTTATAAGAGGATTATACCATACAATTCGTGGTGGGGGTATATACATAGTGAAAAACCGGGAAAAGGTTCTTATCGTCAATggctaatatataatatctatttgatcggtttatttaaaattttttgatatattcctTCGGTGAATATTTGGCGTTACATCACGTACGAATTTTGGTACGTGATGTTATTTCAtaattgaaaatcttttttaaaatgaaacttcTACAGTCAGTGTAAATTGACGACAATGTGAAGCGGAAGTaataagagtaaaagagagatagaaaagagagaacaataaTAAGAGAGTCATATTAaagcgatagaaagagaaagaatgaggtAAAACATAAATTgaatgtttttgttttccgTCTGCACATGAGATAAGTACaataagagaaacagagagaaagagagagagagataaaagtataagttgcacatttttgttcttcttctgtgtaagaaagaaaaagaggtagaATGCAATATAGCGGCAGGTCGTGTACATTATAACATATAACATATCCAGCACTTCTTGAAACAAATTTGgagaaaatatcaatgatttttagtgaagattttaattttaatttacatcgTGAACCATCATTACTTTTAATCGCATTTCTGCGcaaaaaattcaaatcaaaaatttcaaacaatCTCAAAAGgtgataataaaatcaaaaacaaCTATTGACGTCCTATTTCAAAAATACACCGTCTGTCAAAAAAGTTTCGAGActggattaataaaaaatagaaaaacgttAACATGATGGTTTCAATGATTCAGGTATTCTATATAGACTTAATTGATAGCTCAAGCTTCAAAGATGCGAATAATCTTCTCATTGATAGTgcgttcgattaattatcgCAACCGGTTTATACCGATTTATATCGTATCCTGTTTATACGCGATAAAAAAGTACAATTGAATGTGTATTCATAAGTAAATTACGTCTCTCATGAAGAAAGCTAAAAAATGGATTACGAGTGAGAAATTTTTTAGATCGAGGATCTTTACGCCACCTTGAATATAGTGTCTTTCTCAAGATATGAAATTAGAAGATAAATGATCAGgttgatcgattattatcaagTGACTTAGAATGCGTTTTGACAGTGTTCAAGAACTGGATTATATCTGCATAAAAGactttttgcattttttgcACTTTGTGCATCGTTTTTAAATGCTATTCCACTATTAGACTTGATTAATTATAACGATCTTCTAAGATAGACTACGCGGCAGCATAATTGGACGCGGTGCAAACAAATAAAGCTACAATAGTTAACGCAAATTCATCTTTTAGATACGATTTTAGGTAATTTAATCATCTTGGAAgtaatcatcatcataatctaTCATCATGGAATAATCTCATATCATTTACTTTATGTGGTAATGGAAATTATGAGactgaaaaatagaaaaatgcgTCAACCATTGCTTAAATAGTAATCTTACCTTTCTCAGATGCATATTAAATTCAAGTTGGTACTAAATGTTAATAACGAAAATGTGACTTATTCATTAAGATAAGACAATTGAGTAAACTTATGACATTCTTCACACTAACCATTAAACCATTAAAGAAAGAACTCAGCTACTCCCCGAAATTTCGATATGAACAACTCGAAAACAAGGCTGCGTATGTTCCTTCTCAGTtggtaaaaaagaatgaaataataatttattctatataaaatcgataaacaaaaatatttattctcgtTCAACCATTAAGCCAAACTGGTAAGTTAGCATTCTTATCGATTATAAAtcttaaaatcaataaaaatttatctacatTTCATAAAGCAATGTAtgtaaagaaacaatttttacaatcttttactatatttttacaatatttattgtaattaactATACAAATTTGTTACATTCCTCCCAAATTCCGCGATTCTTGtgatgttaaattttttttttcaatcattcaTACTTCTAAATATGAATCTGAAATTTACAATACTGATTACTGGAACTCTTCTCAGTCTCTATCCGACTACAGTAGAATATGGTTGCTTCAGAAAGAAGAGTAAACATGGCGAGTTTAACCTAAgcgattttatcgataatgcAATTCGTACAATAACGAACACTTGTGAAAAATATCGCGAGTAGAAACATAACAAGTGAACAGATTTCTTGACTGTTCTCAAAATATAGTGAATGCTTTTTAATCGTCATCAtgtcaaataaaatgataattacaCAAAATTGAAAATCGACCTTGATACGACAATACATTtaatatacgtaagtatattctattattctaACTGTAGGGAACTCTTgtacatagaaataaatttaatatacccATTCTTTTCAAATTAGTTGCAGTTAATGAATGCTATAATACACCATAGCAAATGATAAAGCTTTTCGtaataactaaaataaaaatgtcgtaGTTAGcacaatatattaaacatgaataaattatgtattctTACTCCTGAAAAAACTTCGTTAGATGATACAAAGATACCTCCTATTGAAAGTGCGCATTGCTTCTTGCTTCTTGTTATAATAAACAACAATAACATCTGAATTTTGGTGGAGAGCTCATAAAACGGAATTTGACAACTGcgaagaaatattcgatttgtaaacaaattattgaatgatttattattaagaatatactttaaattaattttataaatatcgattaggGTGTTTCTAAAAGTCATTACCGGTGTATTAGTAACCGgtgcaaaataatatttcgtaacaTTTTATGTATCTTACAATTCTTCGAAAGCTGCATCACCATGATTTATAAGCACCTGtccaatataaaaattaatatatacccCAAATAAAGAAGCAAAAATGTAGATACTACATTCCATTAGTTCATTTGTATTTTGCATCAGTGTTGCTAATTGaaatatctaaaagaaaattaattagatgaaaagattaattattttaaatattatttaatttttctccaACAACATAAATGAACATGCACTCTAATGAAAACATTCTGTAAAGCAATTGTTCGCGTGtacagaaaagaaacaaaattttagcAAATATTAACTTGTTGATTGTTTAATGATACAAAAAAGTTACATTAATCTCATATACTAGTTATATCCTCatcatatatgaaaattatgatCAGTTCCACATCTCCGCTTAAATAATCAGAaatcaacaaaataatatttttaaataattattcactAAACGGTAGATCTAAAAAGCacatgtaaaatgaaaaaaaatattgctataatataaaaattcagttacaaaaaaattaatttttattacaacagTTGCGTTTGTGCCATTAAgatacattaattttataaaggaTAATAGTACTCatctaaaacaaaaattttttttttgctttactATTAGTCTTTAATCTATtagttttcttattcttctagTCTTTTACATATTGCAAATGAATTACTTACACTAAGAAAATCCAATATAATAAGAATCATCCCAAGGAAAgcacaaattaaataaatcatattcgAAATACTGTTCAGAT from Vespula pensylvanica isolate Volc-1 chromosome 13, ASM1446617v1, whole genome shotgun sequence includes the following:
- the LOC122633786 gene encoding uncharacterized protein LOC122633786 isoform X4, translated to MRHRRITEFVDHLNSISNMIYLICAFLGMILIILDFLSIFQLATLMQNTNELMECSIYIFASLFGVYINFYIGQVLINHGDAAFEEFCQIPFYELSTKIQMLLLFIITRSKKQCALSIGVITKSFIICYGVL
- the LOC122633786 gene encoding uncharacterized protein LOC122633786 isoform X1 translates to MRHRRITEFVDHLNSISNMIYLICAFLGMILIILDFLSIFQLATLMQNTNELMECSIYIFASLFGVYINFYIGQVLINHGDAAFEEFCQIPFYELSTKIQMLLLFIITRSKKQCALSIGGIFVSSNEVFSGVRIHNLFMFNILC